The DNA segment GCCGCCTCGGCAATGCGCTCAAGGCCGGCGAATTCACCCCCTGGGAAGACATCCCCGAGGACACCGACCTGCTGTTCTATGAGGGTCTGCACGGCGGCGTGCGCGATGGCGAGGTCGACGCAGGTGAGTTCGTCGACCTGCTGATCGGTGTGGTGCCCATCGTCAACCTCGAGTGGATCCAGAAGATCCACCGCGATAAGGCCGAACGCGGCTACGCGCCCGAGGCCACAGTGGAAACCATGCTCCGCCGTATGCCCGACTACGTGCGCTACATCACCCCGCAGTTCTCGCACACGGACATCAACTTCCAGCGCGTGCCCCTGGTCGACACCTCCAACCCCTTCATCGCGCGCGACATCCCGACGCCAGACGAGAGCTTGGTGATCATCCGCTTCAAGGATCCACTGAAGTTCGAGATCGACTTCACCTACCTGCTGGCGATGTTGCAGGGCTCGTTCATGTCCCGCCGCAACGACCTCGTCGTACCTGGTGGCAAGATGGGCTTCGCCATGGAGATCATCCTCGGCCCCATCATCGACCGCATGCTCAAGGAACGCGGTTAGAGGTCACGAGGCGCCGCCAGCGGCGCCTCGCGCAGGGCTGAGATACGTGACCTCGGGTGCTATGATTCCCCCGAGGTCACGTCACACCCGGAGCCCATGCCCTTAATATCCACCGCTTCACCCCTGGCACGATTCCGCGCGCGCTACCAAGGCCGCACGCTGATTGTCCACCGCGGCTTTGTGCCGAATTGGCTGACCGAGCTGCTCACGCAACCCGGCGGCGGCGGCCACTTCCGCATCGACGTCCGCCACTTCAGCGCAGATGATTCAACACCGGTCGAATGGCTGGTACGCCGGCATGTATTGCCCCTGGAGCTGCCGCTCCCACTGTTGATACAGGTGACCGACGAGGCGCTCTATCTGCGCCATCTGCTGCGTGGCGAGCAGCCGGTCCACCCCAGCGAGATTTTCTGGTTCCTGGAAGAAATCGCCGAACGCCACCACGCGTGCCTACGCCCGGACGGCGCTTCGCTTGAGGCCAAAACAGGCATGCCGTTGACCGACAACGAGGCACGCGCCATGCTCGACAGCCTGTAGCGCCCGGTCACGACTTGGCCGAACCGACCACTGCCACACACAGACGGACCGCATCGACGCCTCATGGAACGCTTCGCACTTGCCCACACCACCGGCATTGAGCCCGAACAACTGATTGCCGATTGCGCGCGCCAGCTCGGGCCGCTGCCAGAATCCGCCAGCCTCGGTATCCTTTATCTGACCGATGCTCTGGCCCCACGTCTGGACGAGCTGGTCGAGGGCCTGCGCGAAGTGACCGGCGTGCCCCATTGGGTCGGCACCGTCGGCGTGGCCATCAGCGTGACCGGGCACGAGTATTACGACGCGCCTGCGCTGTGCGTGCTCGTTGGCGACTTCCCGCCGCACAGCTTCCGCATGATGCCGCTGATCGACAGCGATCCATCACATTACCTCGCGCTG comes from the Acidihalobacter yilgarnensis genome and includes:
- a CDS encoding phosphoribulokinase; protein product: MSKRHPVIAVTGSSGAGTSTVKRAFEHIFHRESIKPVIIEGDSYHRYNRIEMKAAMKKAAEAGNNHFSHFGPEANLFDKIEETFRTYGESGTGKKRYYLHSDEEAAEHNSRLGNALKAGEFTPWEDIPEDTDLLFYEGLHGGVRDGEVDAGEFVDLLIGVVPIVNLEWIQKIHRDKAERGYAPEATVETMLRRMPDYVRYITPQFSHTDINFQRVPLVDTSNPFIARDIPTPDESLVIIRFKDPLKFEIDFTYLLAMLQGSFMSRRNDLVVPGGKMGFAMEIILGPIIDRMLKERG